Below is a window of Spelaeicoccus albus DNA.
GTCGACGTGTCGATCGGGACGCCGGTCGACGACACCCCGCCTGTCGTCCGGCAGGCGCTGGCGGACGCCGCAAACGCGCCGGGGTACCCGTCGACTGCCGGAAGTCCGGCGCTGCGCCGCGCCATCACCGACTGGTTCGCGCGCCGCCGCGGAGTACCGGATCTCGATCCGGACACCGAGGTGGTGCCCACTATCGGATCCAAAGAGGCCGTGGCGTGGCTTCCGACAATGCTGGGACTGACGCCGGACGACGTGGTGGCGCACCCGCTGATCGCATACCCGACCTACGACATGGGCGCACGCATTGCCGGGTGCGGGGCGGTACCCGTCGATCAGTTCGCGTTGCTGACCGCACGCAGCCGCGACACCGACGATTTCGGCCGAGTTCGGATGATGTGGGTCAATTCGCCCAGCAACCCGACGGGTGCCGTGCTCGACGTCGATACGTTGCGGGCGCTCGTGCAATGGGCGCGTGCCAATGACGTGCTGTTGGTCAGCGATGAATGCTATGCGGAAATGGGTTGGGACGTGCCGTCCGTTCCGTCGCTGCTCGACCCGCGGGTGACGGGCGGCGACCACGAGAACCTTCTTGTCGCCTACTCGCTGTCCAAGCAGTCGTCGGCCGCCGGGTACCGGGCGTCATTCCTGGCCGGGGACGCCGCGTTGATCGGGAATCTCACGACCACGCGGAAGCATGCCGGGATGATTGTGCCGTGGCCGGTCCAAGAAGCGACCCGCGCGGCGTTGGGGGACGACGAGCACGTGGCGGCGCAGCGCGCCAGGTATTCCGCACGGCGCTCCGTGTTGAAGCCTGCCCTGACCGAATGGGGCCTGCGCATCGACCAGTCGGTGGCGGGTCTCTACTTGTGGGGTACGGCGGGCGAGGATTGTTGGACGACGATCGGCCGGCTTGCCGACCTCGGCATCCTGGCCGGGCCCGGCATCTTTTACGGCGACGCCGGACGGGAATACGTCCGGGTGTCGCTCACGGCATCCGACGAGCGGATTGACGCCGCTGCCGAGCGGCTCGCAGCACCCTGAACCGCGGCGCTGTGAACCCCGGTGCCGCTCAAGAAGCGTGACGGCCGATGAAGAAGATGCGGCGGAACTTGAAAACCGTGCCGTGCCGGGTGGGCGGGTACGCGCGCTGCAGGGCCGCCCCGTAGACGCGTTCGAATTCCGCGGCGCGTTCGGCGCTCAACGCAGCAAGTACGGGGCGCAATGCCGTGCCGCGCACCCAGTCGAGAACGGGATTCTCACCGGCGAGCACTTGCAGATACGTGGTCTCCCACACGGTTGGGGCCAGGCCGGCGTCCGCGAGCCGGTGCAGATAGTCGCCGGGTTCGGCCACGACGTCCCCGGAACGCAAGACGCCCGCCAGTTCGGCCGCGAAATCACCGGAATTGGCGATCTCGCGCATCAACGAATGCGACGGCGCGCGGAAATTTCCCGGCACTTGCACGGCCAGGACGCTGCCGGGCCCCATCGCCGCCATCCACCCGTCAAGCAACGCCGGATGGCCGGGCACCCATTGCAATGCGGCGTTCGAGACCAAAAGATCGAGTCCGGGCGGGGGAGTGAAGTCTTCGATGCTGTCCAGTGAGAAATTCACTTGCGCGGATTCGTGCGCGGACGTGCGGTCGATCATCTCGGGCGATGAATCGATGCCGAGTACCCGGGCTTCCGGCCACTTGGCGCCAAGCTGGGCCGTCAGCTCGCCCGAGCCGCACCCGAGGTCGACGATGCTGCGCGGGCGGAAATCGGGATAGTGCGTGGCGACGGCGCCGATCAGGTCATGAAACGGTCGTGACCTCTCGGCATCGAACTCGTGATACGAATCGGGATTCCAGCGCACTCGTGTCTCCAATCAGCTCGGCCCCAAGTATCTTGATATCAAGTTAGTTGATTGTGAGCTAAATGACTAGGGTCCGATTTCGCCGTTGTGCTCCGGGCCGGGTAAGTTCTAGGTAGGTTGCCCTCGTATCGACGCCAAGCGCAGCGAGATGAATTACGGAGCCGCCCGGGGTCATTCTTGAAAAGATTTCGTCGGTTCCCCATGTTTGAGGAGACACAATGTCGACAGGCAAATCCGCTAAGTTGTCAACGGACACCGGCATTCTCGACCTGCCGATGGTGGGAGCCACCGAAGGCAATACCGGGCTCGACATCGCCAAGCTGTTGCGCGAGACCGGCGAAGTGACGTTCGACCCCGGTTTCGTCAACACCGCTACGGCCAGGTCGGCCATCACCTATATCGACGGCGATCAGGGAATCCTGCGCTATCGCGGTTACCCTATCGAACAGCTTGCCGAGAACTCGACGTTCATGGAAGTCAGCTACCTGCTGATCTACGGCGAATTACCCACTGCCGAGCAGTTGGAAAGCTTCGATCAAGGCGTCCGCCGCCACACGCTGCTGCACGAAGACCTGCGCCGCTTCTTTGGCGCCTTCCCGCGGGACGCGCACCCGATGCCGGTGTTGTCGTCGGCAGTGTCGGCGCTGTCCACGTTCTACCAGGATTCACTCGACCCGTTCGACACCGACCAAGTCGAACTGTCCACCACGCGGCTGCTGGCCAAGCTTCCGACCATCGCGGCATATGCGTACAAGAAGTCGCTCGGCTCGCCGACGGTGTTCCCGGACAACTCGCTCGACCTCATCTCCAACTTCCTGCGGTTGTCGTTCGGATTCCCGTCCGAACCGTTCGAGGTCGACGAAACCGCCCGGAAGGCGCTCGATCTGTTGTTCATCCTGCACGCCGATCACGAGCAGAACTGCTCGACGTCCACGGTCCGCTTGGTCGGATCGTCGAACGCGAACCTTTTCGCATCGGTCTCGGCGGGCATTCACGCCCTGTCCGGCCCGCTGCACGGCGGAGCGAACTCGGCGGTCCTGGAAATGCTCGAAGACATCCAGGCGTCCGGCGAGGGCGTACGCAAATTCGTCGACCGCGTGAAGAACAAGGAGCAAGGCGTCAGGCTGATGGGTTTCGGCCATCGCGTCTACAAGAACTACGATCCGCGCGCCGCCATCGTGAAGAAGACCGCGGACGAGCTGCTGTCCAAGCTCGGCAAGCGCGACGAGCTACTCGACCTGGCGCTCGAACTCGAGCAAATCGCCCTCGAAGACGACTACTTCGTCGACCGCAAGCTGTACCCGAACGTCGATTTCTACACGGGGCTCATTTACAAGGCCCTCGGGTTCCCGACCAAGATGTTCACCGTCTTGTTCGCAATCGGCAGGCTCCCCGGGTGGATTGCGCAGTGGCGAGAGATGATTCAGGATCCGGAGACCAAGATCGGACGTCCGCGCCAGCTCTACACGGGAGCCGGGGCCCGCGACTACGTGGCAATCGACAACCGTTGAACGCGTGAGCCGCCGGCCTAACCGACCGTGATCGCGGTTTCCCCGTCGGTGCCCGTCGTCTTGACCCAGCCGTCGGTACTCGCCGATCGTTTCCACACGTGGCCCGGCAGGCTGATCTCGGTGATGTCGAAGCTGTATGCCGATGCCACGGCCCACGCCGCGACGTTCCATTCCTGCTTCTTTCGGCTGGACGCCGTCGAACCCGTCGCCTTGTACCGAACCCGGTAGTCGCCGTCGGAATTCCGTATCGAACCCGGCTCGGCAGTGAGCCCCAACTCGTGGCCGATGTGTCGCTCCAGGCGCTTGACCGATGCGATCTTTTCGGTGCCGGTCAGATTGCTCGTCAATTCGTGCATGGTGCAGTTGATGCCGGCCGGTGAATTGCCCGTCAACGACGAGGCGAACGCGCGGGCTGCGCCTTCGTGCTTGGCATATGCGTCAGGGTACGCGGAATGCTGCACCTTTTGGGCCGCCTGGGTGACCGGGAGAGTCTGGTAATTCTTGATTTTGGTCAAGGCGTCATAAAACTTGGTCGTCGAATAGACGGGATCCTGAAGCTGCTTTCGAGTGCCCCAGCCTTGTGACGGCCGTTGCTGGAACAGGCCCACCGAATCGGCGTGTCCATAAGAAAGATTCCGCAGCTTCGACTCCTGCATGGCCGTGGCCAGCGCGATTGTCGCGGCATGGGCCGGCAGTTCGCGTTTGACG
It encodes the following:
- a CDS encoding methyltransferase domain-containing protein, with translation MRWNPDSYHEFDAERSRPFHDLIGAVATHYPDFRPRSIVDLGCGSGELTAQLGAKWPEARVLGIDSSPEMIDRTSAHESAQVNFSLDSIEDFTPPPGLDLLVSNAALQWVPGHPALLDGWMAAMGPGSVLAVQVPGNFRAPSHSLMREIANSGDFAAELAGVLRSGDVVAEPGDYLHRLADAGLAPTVWETTYLQVLAGENPVLDWVRGTALRPVLAALSAERAAEFERVYGAALQRAYPPTRHGTVFKFRRIFFIGRHAS
- the dapC gene encoding succinyldiaminopimelate transaminase — its product is MSLGLTLPDYPWESLAPYAKTARSHPGGVVDVSIGTPVDDTPPVVRQALADAANAPGYPSTAGSPALRRAITDWFARRRGVPDLDPDTEVVPTIGSKEAVAWLPTMLGLTPDDVVAHPLIAYPTYDMGARIAGCGAVPVDQFALLTARSRDTDDFGRVRMMWVNSPSNPTGAVLDVDTLRALVQWARANDVLLVSDECYAEMGWDVPSVPSLLDPRVTGGDHENLLVAYSLSKQSSAAGYRASFLAGDAALIGNLTTTRKHAGMIVPWPVQEATRAALGDDEHVAAQRARYSARRSVLKPALTEWGLRIDQSVAGLYLWGTAGEDCWTTIGRLADLGILAGPGIFYGDAGREYVRVSLTASDERIDAAAERLAAP
- a CDS encoding citrate synthase; translation: MSTGKSAKLSTDTGILDLPMVGATEGNTGLDIAKLLRETGEVTFDPGFVNTATARSAITYIDGDQGILRYRGYPIEQLAENSTFMEVSYLLIYGELPTAEQLESFDQGVRRHTLLHEDLRRFFGAFPRDAHPMPVLSSAVSALSTFYQDSLDPFDTDQVELSTTRLLAKLPTIAAYAYKKSLGSPTVFPDNSLDLISNFLRLSFGFPSEPFEVDETARKALDLLFILHADHEQNCSTSTVRLVGSSNANLFASVSAGIHALSGPLHGGANSAVLEMLEDIQASGEGVRKFVDRVKNKEQGVRLMGFGHRVYKNYDPRAAIVKKTADELLSKLGKRDELLDLALELEQIALEDDYFVDRKLYPNVDFYTGLIYKALGFPTKMFTVLFAIGRLPGWIAQWREMIQDPETKIGRPRQLYTGAGARDYVAIDNR